aAGTTTCAAAGAGGTCAAATATCCACACTCAGGGTTTGCTATCGAAGAAGCACTTGTCAGCTGCTTGACTGAGTGGGGCATACGAAACAAATTGTTTACTCTCACAGTGGACAATGCTAGTAACAACAACACTGCATGTGACCTGTTGGTAGATACTCACAAGTATGAGTTGATGCTTGAGGGTGCACATTTGCATGTGAGATGTTGTGCGCATATTCTGAATATTTTGGTTCAAGATGGGATGAAAATTATTCATGAGGGGATAAAGAAGATTCGGGAGCTCTTGAAGTACATTGTCTCTTCTCCCTCAAGAATGCAAGCTTTTAATGAAATTGCAGTGGTGAATGGTCTTCCAACAAAACATGGTATTGCTCTTGACATACCCAACCGTTGGAATTCCACCTTCAAGATGGTTGCAGAAGCAATCAAGTACAAGACCGTCCTGAATAGCTATGCAAATCAACATGTAGAAATTCCTCCAAATGAACAAGAATGGAGCACAGCTGATTCAATCTGTAAGTTTCTTAAAACTTTTGAAGAGGCTACAAAAGCAATATCGGCTCATAGGAAACCAACTTCATACATGTTCTTACCTTTAATTGTTTCAATTCGAGATGCCTTGGATAACCCTTCTTGGCAGACAAGTGTGGCACTACAAGACTTGGCTACAGGCATGAGTATCAAGTTTGAAAAGTATTGGGGTAGAGATTTTGATGAGTCAAACCAGCCTATTGCTCGCAGaaataaaaaggattatgatgTCAACCTTGGAATTGTTATTGCAACAATGTTAGATCCGAGGGGAAAAGCAGAATATGCAGAGTTCTTCTACCAGAAGATTTGTAGCAATATAGATCAGATTGATTCAAGTGTTGATGCTGCTCTAGTTTGGATGAAAAAATACTTCCTGGAGTATGAGCAACGCTTGAGGAGAGTTAGTGCATACTCTGTTACATATGCAAGTGAGGGCAGCATTTGTGTGGGCTCACCGGTGCTTGCGAAAAGGCAGCTAGGATCAGAATTTACAAACTTCAAGTCAAGTCGGAGAAAGACTCGTCCACCAAAATCTGAATTTGACATCTACTTTGAAGAAGATTGTGTGGAAGACATTGAAAACTTTGACATTTTGGCTTGGTGGAAGGCACATGCTGAGAAGTTCCCGATCTTATCAGTTATGGCACGTGATTTCCTCGCCATTCCTCTTAGTACCATTTCTTCCGAATCAGCCTTTAGTCTTGGAGATAGGATTCTTGGGGAGTCAAGAAGCTCACTAACTCCAGAGATGTTAGAAGCCCTTGTGTGTGGGAAAGACTAGttattcaaggaaaaagatgcaGACAATGAAGGTATACCCTCATTCTGTTTTGGCATGTGTGCATATTTCCATGTTCATTTACTTACTATATGCTCATTATATTGCAGGTCAACAAATTAGTGAAGATCAGA
This portion of the Setaria viridis chromosome 7, Setaria_viridis_v4.0, whole genome shotgun sequence genome encodes:
- the LOC117863656 gene encoding zinc finger BED domain-containing protein RICESLEEPER 2-like, yielding MSFFLSSWIVFVGAGIEPSRMPRRRAPVIGGNTWAFQRMKFSRVSFSETGDPRALDDDDEELEAMTVDFKKMEAKMSFLSDVENLVLRSTELTEKMRKKLMVERSVIIASLMAAVASRTNQHGAPGTTVSAGSPGSAAEAPLKPSCCADPLIQLLEGFFNMSINTSESSDDSNSTQTRAKRSKVWEHFEQNLVEVDNCFRAVCKYCRMQLSTKSGTSSLRTHISQYCHAIGEAERNRFIATLKKPIENFVFDPQFSHERMIEFVIHAEIPFNKFEDPYFKPWVQSMQPTLSVVGRQTVHNDCLKKYQRMKQDIQNELESLDSHVCLTSDLWTSIQNLGYMVVTAHYITPDFKIKKKIISFKEVKYPHSGFAIEEALVSCLTEWGIRNKLFTLTVDNASNNNTACDLLVDTHKYELMLEGAHLHVRCCAHILNILVQDGMKIIHEGIKKIRELLKYIVSSPSRMQAFNEIAVVNGLPTKHGIALDIPNRWNSTFKMVAEAIKYKTVLNSYANQHVEIPPNEQEWSTADSICKFLKTFEEATKAISAHRKPTSYMFLPLIVSIRDALDNPSWQTSVALQDLATGMSIKFEKYWGRDFDESNQPIARRNKKDYDVNLGIVIATMLDPRGKAEYAEFFYQKICSNIDQIDSSVDAALVWMKKYFLEYEQRLRRVSAYSVTYASEGSICVGSPVLAKRQLGSEFTNFKSSRRKTRPPKSEFDIYFEEDCVEDIENFDILAWWKAHAEKFPILSVMARDFLAIPLSTISSESAFSLGDRILGESRSSLTPEMLEALVCGKD